One Glandiceps talaboti chromosome 2, keGlaTala1.1, whole genome shotgun sequence genomic region harbors:
- the LOC144453360 gene encoding uncharacterized protein LOC144453360, protein MVSSKRRILFLLWSFVVTFQDTESMKCEDLPLPKTYVAYHLQGGDTIKIDGKLDDEAWKEVASTDRFIDIQGTGFPKPRFNTLAKMRWDDTFLYIGAYLEETDVFANQTKHDSVVFYDNDFEVFTDPDGSTHWYKEFEINAINTTWDLELNKPYLNGGSANSSFEMPTMKSATYVDGPVNNPAVPNKYWTVEIAMPFKDLIRDTSKANAPPKKGDQWRINFSRVEWHVHVVNGHYEKVPGLPEDNWVWSPQHAINMHLPERWGILQFSTDKVNSTKFQRDPNWSVYSALVEVYNAEKMFFAIQGYFTADLNQLELPDWVVQGQCAKRPVMDVTNYNFNATVSPFNQTLLTGHVRDDRLIWFA, encoded by the exons ATGGTATCTTCAAAGAGACGGATACTATTTCTGCTTTGGTCGTTCGTGGTAACTTTCCAAGACACTGAAAGTATGAAATGTGAGGATCTCCCTTTGCCCAAAACGTACGTAGCTTATCATCTCCAAGGTGGTGATACTATAAAGATAGATGGAAAACTAGATGACGAAGCTTGGAAAGAAGTAGCTAGTACAGACAGATTTATTG ATATTCAAGGTACTGGTTTTCCAAAGCCCAGATTTAATACATTGGCTAAAATGAGATGGGATGATACCTTTCTGTATATTGGTGCTTACCTTGAAGAAACCGATGTGTTTGCCAATCAAACAAAACATGACTCTGTAG tttTTTATGACAATGATTTTGAG GTATTCACAGATCCTGATGGTAGCACTCACTG GTACAAAGAATTTGAAATCAATGCTATAAACACAACCTGGGATTTAGAATTAAATAAA CCGTACCTAAATGGAGGCTCAGCAAATAGTAGTTTTGAAATGCCGACTATGAAATCAGCTACATATGTTGATGGTCCAGTGAATAACCCAGCTGTTCCAA ATAAATATTGGACAGTAGAGATTGCCATGCCATTTAAAGATCTTATCAGAGACACCAGTAAAGCTAATGCACCTCCAAAGAAAGGGGATCAATGGCGGATCAATTTTAGCAG AGTAGAGTGGCATGTACATGTTGTGAATGGACATTATGAAAAG GTGCCTGGGCTGCCTGAAGATAATTGGGTGTGGTCACCACAGCATGCAATCAACATGCATTTGCCTGAGAG ATGGGGTATTTTGCAATTCAGCACTGATAAAGTGAACAGTACTAAGTTCCAGCGAGATCCAAACTGGTCAGTGTATTCAGCCTTGGTTGAAGTCTACAATGCCGAAAAG atGTTCTTTGCTATACAAGGATATTTTACAGCAGACTTAAATCAACTTGAGCTTCCTGACTGGGTGGTCCAGGGCCAGTGTGCAAAACGTCCAGTTATGGATGTTACCAATTATAACTTTAATGCAACTGTGTCTCCATTCAACCAGACATTACTAACAGGGCACGTTAGAGACGATAGACTCATTTGGTTTGCATGA